The following proteins are encoded in a genomic region of Channa argus isolate prfri chromosome 3, Channa argus male v1.0, whole genome shotgun sequence:
- the cxcl12b gene encoding chemokine (C-X-C motif) ligand 12b (stromal cell-derived factor 1): MDVKLLALMAVLAVATHAPTSNAKPISLVERCWCRSTLNTVPQRSIKELKFLHTPNCPFQVIAKLKNNREVCINPETKWLQQYLKNAINKVKKSRRRNNKKD; this comes from the exons ATGGATGTCAAACTGCTGGCACTGATGGCTGTGCTGGCCGTAGCCACGCACGCACCAACATCCAACG CAAAGCCCATCAGTCTGGTGGAGCGGTGCTGGTGTCGTTCCACTCTCAACACGGTTCCCCAGCGCTCCATCAAAGAGCTCAAGTTCCTCCACACACCCAACTGCCCCTTCCAAGTCAT TGCCAAGCTGAAGAACAATAGAGAAGTTTGCATCAACCCAGAGACCAAGTGGCTGCAGCAGTACTTAAAGAACGCCATTAACAA GGTGAAGAAATCAAGAAGACGCAACAATAAGAAGGACTAA